A region from the Salvelinus sp. IW2-2015 linkage group LG19, ASM291031v2, whole genome shotgun sequence genome encodes:
- the cldn1 gene encoding claudin-1, producing the protein MANAGIQLLGFVLSFFGFIGLIASTIMAEWKLSSYAGDNIITAQAMYEGLWKSCVSQSTGQIQCKVYDSLLQLTGMVQGTRGLMVGAILLAGIAILVAMVGMKCTTCLAEDQEQKRKVALTGGIVIIIAGLCALVGTSWYGNRIAKEFYDPFTPTNSRYEFGKALFVGWGSACLTIIGGAFLCCNCSSKGSGKSSRYPPNHSAAPAGRDYV; encoded by the exons ATGGCAAACGCGGGGATACAGCTCCTTGGATTCGTCTTGTCTTTTTTTGGCTTCATCGGGTTGATAGCATCCACGATCATGGCCGAGTGGAAACTGTCATCCTATGCTGGGGACAACATCATAACGGCGCAAGCCATGTACGAGGGGCTTTGGAAGTCTTGTGTGTCACAGAGCACTGGTCAAATCCAGTGTAAAGTCTACGATTCTCTGCTCCAACTAACGG GGATGGTGCAGGGCACACGAGGTCTCATGGTGGGTGCCATCCTGCTGGCTGGCATTGCCATCCTGGTGGCCATGGTGGGCATGAAGTGTACCACCTGTCTGGCTGAGGACCAGGAGCAGAAGCGCAAAGTTGCCCTGACTGGAGGAATCGTCATCATTATCGCAG GTCTGTGTGCTCTGGTGGGGACTTCCTGGTACGGGAACAGAATAGCAAAGGAATTCTACGACCCCTTCACTCCTACAAACTCCAG GTATGAGTTTGGCAAGGCCCTGTTCGTAGGTTGGGGCTCTGCCTGCCTCACCATCATAGGTGGAGCCTTCCTTTGTTGCAACTGCTCCAGTAAAGGCTCAGGAAAGTCCTCCCGCTACCCCCCGAACCACTCCGCTGCCCCGGCAGGCAGAGACTACGTCTAG